The Chroicocephalus ridibundus chromosome 3, bChrRid1.1, whole genome shotgun sequence genome has a segment encoding these proteins:
- the LOC134513763 gene encoding angiopoietin-related protein 7-like produces MRHVGSSPGTILTCLMEVCPGTSSARVGLLSLILLATLSSPSLQKSLPAAYRDHGGPQEGTGLIRCGEYSNQVLPNGRCKIVATLPQGDEQRCPDMFRCTDEVSYWLHENEERKQQVLELRELISELQEELRNHRHRIKVLELQHEEAAGRNHSLAQRVQDLEHRYSEASTLQHIQATLLYDMQAQINNISVLTDWAWRNPTCLGPAEMRLQEEMHHPEVKHARNCPIDCASVYYNGLRRSGVYSIMPSVGGMPIEVLCEMDTEGGGWTVIQRRQDGSVDFNRTWNEYKEGFGDLNGEFWLGNENIHKMTSQGDYSLRIDLEDWNNKHKHAFYQVFSIEDEANYYRLHVDGFSGTVEDSFAWYHNKRSFSTPDSGNICAEISHGGWWYHQCFFSNLNGVYYKGGRYSIKNRKVLGPDGIVWYSWKDTDYYSLRKVVMMIRPRTFRPHLSP; encoded by the exons ATGAGACACGTGGGGTCATCCCCGGGGACCATCCTCACCTGCCTGATGGAGGTCTGCCCCggcaccagctctgccagggTGGGGTTGCTATCCCTCATCCTCCTGGCCACGCTGAGCAGCCCCTCGCTGCAGAAATCCCTGCCCGCGGCGTACAGAGACCACGGGGGTCCCCAGGAGGGCACGGGACTCATCCGGTGCGGGGAATACAGCAATCAGGTGCTGCCCAACGGCCGCTGTAAGATCGTGGCCACCTTGCCGCAGGGGGATGAGCAGCGATGCCCGGACATGTTTCGTTGCACCGATGAGGTGTCCTACTGGCTCCACGAGAACGAGGAGCGCAAGCAGCAGGTCCTGGAGCTGCGGGAGCTGATCTCGGAGCTGCAAGAGGAGCTGAGGAACCACCGTCACCGCATCAAAGTCCTCGAGCTTCAG CACGAGGAGGCGGCCGGCCGCAACCACAGCCTGGCCCAACGGGTGCAGGACCTGGAGCATCGGTACAGCGAGGCCAGCACCCTGCAGCACATCCAGGCCACGCTGCTCTACGACATGCAGGCGCAGATCAACAACATCTCCGTGCTGACCGACTGGGCCTGGCGCAACCCCACCTGCCTCGGCCCCGCCGAGATGCGGCTGCAGGAGGAGATGCACCATCCAG AGGTGAAGCATGCCAGGAACTGCCCCATCGACTGTGCTTCCGTCTACTACAATGGGCTCCGGCGGTCTGGAGTCTACAGCATCATGCCCTCGGTCGGTGGGATGCCCATCGAAGTGCTGTGTGAGATGGACACCGAAG GTGGGGGCTGGACAGTCATCCAGAGGCGTCAGGATGGCTCAGTTGACTTCAACCGAACTTGGAATGAGTACAAGGAGGGTTTTGGGGACCTCAATGGCGAATTCTGGCTGGGCAATGAGAACATCCACAAGATGACGAGCCAAGGGGACTACTCTCTACGCATCGACCTGGAGGACTGGAACAACAAACACAAGCATGCCTTCTACCAGGTCTTCAG CATTGAGGACGAGGCAAACTATTACCGCCTGCACGTGGATGGGTTCAGCGGGACGGTGGAGGATTCCTTTGCCTGGTACCACAACAAGAGGAGCTTCAGCACACCCGACTCGGGGAACATCTGCGCCGAGATTTCCCACGGAGGCTGGTGGTACCACCAGTGCTTCTTCTCCAACCTCAACGGGGTGTACTACAAG GGCGGCCGATACTCCATTAAAAACCGCAAGGTCCTGGGGCCGGACGGTATCGTGTGGTACTCATGGAAGGACACAGACTACTACTCCCTGAGGAAGGTGGTCATGATGATTCGACCACGCACTTTCCGGCCCCACCTCTCCCCGTGA